Genomic DNA from Pleurodeles waltl isolate 20211129_DDA chromosome 1_2, aPleWal1.hap1.20221129, whole genome shotgun sequence:
GTGTCTGGTTAAGGAGTACAATGCCATACATTTCCCATGATCCGTTCACTTTACTGTTTCTTATGTTTTTCCACTTCCTTTTATTGCTTCAGTGGGACCGAAGTGTAGTGCAGCCCACCACATCAATCACAGTTATATTTATGATGTTTGGAAACATTtcaaaagcagaaaacaatctattcACAAGACCTGCAGCTTTAACCTTTTTTAAAAGGGTGTTGAAACCTCATGGCCAGTTTGGTTTAAAGCTCGTTGTTTGCTAAAACCGGATACACAGGTTTTTCATCTTATAACCTGTTTATTGTTCTGTGACCTATTCTGAGGTGGCAATAAGTATACATTTGAGACTGAAacattatgttttttctttttccttttgagtctctcTGGGGAAGGAGAAAGAGCTTTTCTAATTCGGTTTAAATGTTTATACATGTGCTGTTTGCTTGTCAGGGCATTTTGATAACTTcagaattatttttcatttttggttgTCCCCAGCTCCCAATTCGTCAGACTTTTAGAACTGAATGATTTTGTATTTTCTTCTCTAGTTGCTTCAAGGTACTGTCACTGGCTTGATTGCAAGTCTCAGAGCCCCATTTTTTCAGCCTTCAGTTGTTCACAGTTTTTTTCCAGAGCTTTAAAGTGTGCGATTTTGGAGCCTTCTCTGGCACTGCCGGGTGCCCATCACATCCAGAAGGCTTGCCACCATTAAAACCTCCGTTTCCTAACCCAATAGCCTCTCTTATGGCGAGCATCTTTCCACCTAATTTTGCGTTCACCTATTTTTGCTTGCTTAGACATGGCAAAGCGTTTTTACAATCAGTTACACCTAAGACATGTCTTCAGTTCAAAGATGACAATGAAGTATTCACTCTTCTCCTCTTTCCAATGTGTGTTCTTTTGTGTCTAATAAGATGTCCTCGTCGATTGAATCTTTTGCCACATTCAACACACTGAAAGGGTCTCTCTCCAGTGTGTATTCGCTGGTGCCGAATAAGATTTGCAACATCACTAAAACGTTTGCCACACTGACTGCATGTGTAAGGCTTCTCCCCAGTGTGTATTCGCTGATGTGTTGTCAGGGTTTGTAGCTGTCTGAAactcttcccacattcactgcaattATAGGGTTTCTCGCCAGTATGCAGGCGTTTATGGTTGGTCAGGGTCTGCGACTGCCTAAAACTCTTTCCGCAGTCACTGCACACATGGGGTCTCCCACCCACGTGTGCATTATGAGTTTTAGGCTGCATGCTCTTCTTCTTACATTCATTGCATGTATTTACTAACTCTTCGTTAATATACTGCTGTTGTGGATTATCGTTTTCGGACTGACTAAAAAACTGTCCACATTGACCACATTTGCATAGTTTTAATCCAGTGTGCATTGTATGATGTAAACCGAAGCCTGTGGGTTCACTAAAACTCTTGTCAGTTTCAGTTAGGATAAATGGCCTTGATCCTGTGCAGGCCCTCCCATGCACAGCAAGGTCTAGCCCGTGGCTGAAACTGTCATATTCAGTGCATTCATACTCCTTTTCCACAGAATGGATGCCAGCATTTAACTTGGGACTGACATTGCCGCCACGTTCATTGTTTCGATGCCTTCTGTCCCAGCTCTTTAATTGTTGTGATTCGGTGGGGATTACAGGCATGTCGACACCTACGCAAAAGACACAAACAATTAATTCCTATACTAATTTATGGCTATACTTTTAACACTTGAAAGATCACAGTCTTTTTGGTGCAGTAATAACTCACCTAATAAATACAGATGCTGTTTAGTGCAGAATTTACAATGTGTGATATTAACAAATCATTCCGTTTTTATTCCGCTGCACAAGTCCTGTGATTTTTATCTGGTAAAAATGAGGTATAGAAACACTCACAAGTGTGGTAATGTCTACGAAAACAACCAGAGATCCTAAACTAGGGCATGTGAAGGTACGACTGACCGGCATCGCGATGCTATATTAGTAGCAGACTGCGAACCACAtaaacaggtgcagcaaacattttGGAATCCAAATTCGGGGGCAGACATTTGATTGTGCTCAAGTAGGGATTCCCCGTGACTTGTAATGAGTCTGCCAACATAGTGTATTTAAATAAGGGCTAGATCTTTAACACAAATTATGCAGTCATTCTCCTGCTTCATTTATTCACTTATCTAACCTTTCAAACACTGCTGAAAAAAGGATACTATAATGAAGCAATGACCACCGAAGAAAAAACATTTTCGCGTCCACCCTGCTGCTGAAATTTTTTGTATTCTACTGAAGAAAGTGGACACAGTAGTCACTTACACAAGCCATTTCTGTTAGGATTTCATCTGCAATTAAGTAGCCGTATGGCAAAACTAATTCCCCATCTCCAAGACACGCTCGACCACAACTTTCTCCCTGGACAGCCTTGCAGCAATCAAACGTATATGACTAACCCTAGCATGATACACGGAACACACGTGCAAAGATGACATCCCAGTTACATACTTCATTGTGGCAGAAGCCCTTGCATGGATCAGCGAGCACTCTTCATACCTTTGTTTAACACATTATTACAACCCCTGCAATGTGAATTTTCGTAGGTTAGTTCACGGTTCCACACAATAGTCTGACTAATTTCTTCCGAAACATCTCAGCAGACACATAAAAGAGCACTAAACACCCAACCACAGCCTAAATGTGATCCCTATGGATCACGAGCACAGGACAATTCTGGTTGGTGCTAATATGGAAAATCAACCAACGACATCAACTTGGCCATACCTCATCACTCACAGTTATACTTCTGCAATCTCAATAAAAGTAAAAATGGTAGGCTACTGCTGTGACCCTCCCATCCACTAATCAAAGTTAAGACTGCTTGACTGCACAGGTGTGCCAAGTAGTGCAGTCCTTTTGCAATGCAATGAAAACCTTCGACCACTACTGCACACATAATTGGAGTCACTATGATAGCCCATAACTCAGCCTTATAGGGATATctgcaaaaaaaaagagaaagactggGTTGACATTAAGACAGCGCAAACCTCAGCTGCTAGAATGGCAGAGAACATGAATAAAAACACCCCACATTGCTTGGATAAGCTACAAACTATTGTTAAGAGAGCTTCCAGCGGAACACATCATTTTACTGGGTTAAACCATGCTGCTTTGTATTACTGTAAAGAGGTCATAATTTAGTTTCCTCCATTTCAACTTAAAATAGTTTAAAACTAATTTCTGTTCTAGGACCTTGAGAACTATTTTTTATAGATAGAACAAAGGGCTGGTTATTTCTTTTAATGTGCACAACATTTTATTGTTAGTATTTTTATGTTTCGAATTTCGACTGACAAATGGGTATACTCCCTACGATTTGGCATTTCATGTGCATGTTATTTATTTCATGTTATGGTGATCAGTGTAATAGTTGCAGACCTATGGTCCTGAGCCGCAAAATTACTATTAAAAGAAGTCACTGTCGACACCTGCCACGTTATTTCCAGCTGTGGCTTTTGGGAAAAGTGAAAGTGTCCTAACCAGCTGTGGAAAAATGCAAGAATAGATGTAATCCTatttaacttcactgcatcttgATGGCTTCAATCCCTTCTTTTCCTGAAATGCTCAATTTCTTGACTTCCACACTGACCCTCTTCACTCGGCCAGGGATTCTGTttacaaaaaagtgaaaacagcTTGGTTGCAAATCAGCTTTCATTGCAAGATTAAATCCCTCATTCGCGCTGCAGTGTTCAAAACTCGCATAGAAGTCCTCGACCACTCTCGTGTTGACAGAAGAAACACTCTTGTAGGTGGTCTTCCCGACATCATTTTCCACATTCTCAAGGCTGCCTTATGCGAAGAAGCTTGTCTTATTATTGGGGAGTGAAAATGTCATCACTTTACCCGGACCTTTCCGAATCTCCACTGGCCATCCATCCTAGCCTTCATCCAACTTTAACCCGCGTGCATCACTGAAAGAGCCTTGcagactcacaaacacacacctggCCGAAGGACTCTCCCCGGCTGTTTCCGTTCACATGACATTTAACACAAACCACAAGATCCTAACAGAAAACAAGCAGTCCGTCTCTTTCGCCTCCACTTTGCAACAATTGTTACACCCCGCCCCACCTGAAGAGGGGCCCTTGCTTTTAAACTTTGaaatcaaaatatctctttttcTATGTTCACCCTAGCCCAGTAATCCTATTCCTGCCCAGTCTTCTAATGCTTTGGCATATGATTATTTCTCTAATGCTTTATACTTTTCTGCTTTGTCTGGTCTCTTCCAAATAACTCAAAAGCGGTTGCGCTTCCATAAAGattgtatttttgcatatttttacaaAAAAGCCCCAccatcatgtatttatttatttttgctaaactttcttTCCCGTATACTTTTTATTCTGTCTCCCTCCCACACTACATCATAAGTATATCTCTTTCTCATCCGACAGCCATTTTATCCTCTGTTCTTCTGCCATTGTAAACTTCCTTCAGGGGGCTATCTCTGCAAGTCTGATCTTATTTACTGTTATGCTGCGTAAAGCTCTGAGTTCCCCCTTGGGGCTGGTCTGtacccgtgcttaatttgtaaataaaaaggtgccggtgcccaaagcccttctcttaaacacgtggctactgcaattaaatgagcgaacacggaatactgaggaagcgtCATCTTGAAGAcacctctggcctcttcaatccacttaaagccactccctgccacttcagctcactcttgcagctttctgctttctccttttgtgacactttttctttttttctcttcctccgtctttcccacatgtgtctgttgctctcagtaaatgcttgaggtaaaaaaataagttgcagccctcaaaaataagtgccggtgctcctcaccagaaacaacaagcataaattaagcacaaattaagcactggtctgtacTATCTAAATACccaaaatacagaaaataaaacaggaaCATTAAGAAGGACATAAACATTTAGCTTCAAGAATGTGTAGAATATAACCTtataggggcctattcacaaactgcattttgtagtactactcATACACTACAAAATGCTATTGACAAACCTATGTGCAGAAGTCTACGCCTCACCTGTCTTATGTGCAAAGATCTCTGCCCCAACTGCGGGGGGATATGTCGGAGGGATGGCAGGATAGGGCAGCTGGTAAATGGGGAATACTTTCTACTAAATGTGAGGGGTTTAGCAGGAAAAGGGAGGGGTTAAGGAAGGACTAGAGAAGGGTGCAGGGGGAGGCACCTCCCTACAGAAGAGTAAGATCACTGCTGCTTACAAAGAACacttcaatagtaatgtcaaccaaaaaggacccaaaacagaaCTAAATGTGTTTCAGCCCAGACCTGGAGTAGGTCCAGCTCTACACACAGCCATCCACTGATACTGCAATGGAGACAGGGACTAAAAATAAAACCCTctatgaaataatgttgaaataaATTATTAGTTTTCTAATTTACATACATATAAGTTATAGtttaaacaatataaataaaaattgtaTTATAAAATATTCTAATAATCCTTtctgattttaaaataaatgtaactttgtTAAATTTAAATCAATTATATCTCTATCtataaaaatgtaacaaataatttaaatttaatttaatattcTTACATTCATTAAAtatataattcaaagttcctttaaTAATTCTGTAGCATTTGTTTAaacttttttcacatttaaaataaatatataaaattagttTACATTAATAATTAACATAAAAAGGAGAATGTTACCCTGTGAGCTTCTATTCATAGTGTCTAGCGTTGCGGATTCAGAGGCTACGCACACTCCTGCCTTCTAGTGCTGGGCCCAGATTTTGCACGCTGTTTGTCTTGAGGAAATCTTTTACTGTCTACATCATGTCTCCATCTCCTCGCGGTAATGCGCATGTTCAACAGCTCCTTTGTTAGATTATGTTTTCCTACCATGTGGAGAGCGAAGGTATAGTCTGCTAGGCTTGTGTTTGCTGTTAAACATGTTTTAATTTTGAGTTTATCTGACACCATCTCACAACTGGCAGGGAGTCTGGagtgtgcatgtgaatctgcagcactacacgcTACAAATAGATGCTCAAAGGGTAAGTAACATACTCCATTCACAGCATATGTTAGCTGCATAGACTGTGAAGTAGTACTCCTCTTGCGGTGGCTATAGGCATTAGATGGTGTATTTGCTTGAAATAATGTGCATAGACCTGTTAGTCCCACCAGAGATTGTTGTCTGGTGtgtacatccacacagtagtgtttggtgaacaagTGTGGGTTTGTCCAGgtagctgctctgcaaatgtctgtTAGAGGGATAGCCCCTAAGAAGGCCATTGATGCTCTCTTTTTCCTTGTAGAGTGAGCCCTTGGAGCTGTGGGCAGGACTATTTTTGCTTTTATGTAGCAAATttagatgcatttaacaatccatctcacAATGCCTGCTTTTGAGATGGCCCTACCTTTCCTTGGGTTTGaaaaagctacaaatagttgttGTGTTTTAAAAAGGTTTGGTTCTTCCCACATAGTACGAGGGCCCTTTTAGCATTgagtgtatgtagtgccctttctgcCACAGTCTCTGGTTTTGTGAAGAAAACTGGCAGATTGAGAGTCTTGATCCAAGTATaaaggtgagattacttttggcaaaCACCTTGGGTTTGTGCATAGTCAAACTTTTGCCTTAGAAAACCTGGAAGTAAGGCACCTCTATAGTTAGTGCATGCAGTTCGCTAACTTTCCTTAGCGATgtaattgcaacaaaaaaaagtcACTTTCCATGATACAAATTGcaatgtgcatgaatgcatgggttcaaaaggtcaGGAAATTAGTTGTGTTAACACTATGTTTAGGTTTCATGATGGTACAGGTGGTGTGCATGTGGGAATTACTGTTTTTagtccctccatgaaagcttttatTACTAGTATCCGAAAAAGAGATCGATATGGTctgttttaaccggttctgtgccttggacgagatcatctcgtccaaggctacagttcccctgtgccttggacgagatcatctcgtccatggcacaggggaacttaggggcgcgctagcgcgcccccgtgcacccccctcccccccccccccccaagtcgggatggaaggggaagaccttccccttccacccccgaccccccccacccctccctgtgacgtcagtgcgcgagcgcacgctgatttgtcacaggggcctccctagtcacgctggaagctctgcttccagcgcgattgaaaaagaaatgcaaaagcatttctttttcaatcacttgggaggcccgcaggggcttcaaagggaaggaaaagtatttccttccctttgaagtccctccgagggtttcaaaagccggattgcttgcaatccggcttttgaaaccccattagacaccagggatttttttttttattgaaactgacaaaagggagcgaccccgtgggcaagggtcgctcccaggggggggcatttttttgagaaggccttttatgcccccagggggggcagaaacctctaggcaccagggaccatttttttttttttatgtttcatttctttttttttttggtggggagcgaccccttaggcaagggtcgctccccttgggggaaaattatattttggccattttgatgaggccaatctgcccccaaggggggtagaaaccactagacaccagggagttttttctttgcgtgaatttcacgcaaagggagcgaccccttaggcaagggtcgctccctggggggggggggggcaatttattttaggccatttctgccccccctgggggcagatcggcctattattagtctgacctgcccacagggggggcagaaacctctaggcgccagggcaaattttttttttgtgttttttttttgttgttgtttcttttttttttttagagatgggcagcgacccgtcaggcaagggtcgctcccctggggggca
This window encodes:
- the LOC138298780 gene encoding zinc finger protein 773-like isoform X1, giving the protein MSEVESDKAPITFQDVAAYFSDEEWKLLHEWQKELYRNVMKEIHQALVSLGPLIATSIFSLRAEKKGDVCTIDFQDIEQSGPTKHSEAGFHSVNSDNLLRMEEKLRNNHFPEGIECSTSPNLNHEDILPIIQLNIKEEAEIDPMLHWETGKSQNMNFPVEFPFDTEKGHARRGSNPDTKSVQKAGSRQAGSFTTKDEGESYSMDQNDPERKKNINSSAGVDMPVIPTESQQLKSWDRRHRNNERGGNVSPKLNAGIHSVEKEYECTEYDSFSHGLDLAVHGRACTGSRPFILTETDKSFSEPTGFGLHHTMHTGLKLCKCGQCGQFFSQSENDNPQQQYINEELVNTCNECKKKSMQPKTHNAHVGGRPHVCSDCGKSFRQSQTLTNHKRLHTGEKPYNCSECGKSFRQLQTLTTHQRIHTGEKPYTCSQCGKRFSDVANLIRHQRIHTGERPFQCVECGKRFNRRGHLIRHKRTHIGKRRRVNTSLSSLN
- the LOC138298780 gene encoding zinc finger protein 773-like isoform X2, encoding MSEVESDKAPITFQDVAAYFSDEEWKLLHEWQKELYRNVMKEIHQALVSLGPLIATSIFSLRAEKKGDVCTIDFQDIEQSGPTKHSEGFHSVNSDNLLRMEEKLRNNHFPEGIECSTSPNLNHEDILPIIQLNIKEEAEIDPMLHWETGKSQNMNFPVEFPFDTEKGHARRGSNPDTKSVQKAGSRQAGSFTTKDEGESYSMDQNDPERKKNINSSAGVDMPVIPTESQQLKSWDRRHRNNERGGNVSPKLNAGIHSVEKEYECTEYDSFSHGLDLAVHGRACTGSRPFILTETDKSFSEPTGFGLHHTMHTGLKLCKCGQCGQFFSQSENDNPQQQYINEELVNTCNECKKKSMQPKTHNAHVGGRPHVCSDCGKSFRQSQTLTNHKRLHTGEKPYNCSECGKSFRQLQTLTTHQRIHTGEKPYTCSQCGKRFSDVANLIRHQRIHTGERPFQCVECGKRFNRRGHLIRHKRTHIGKRRRVNTSLSSLN
- the LOC138298780 gene encoding zinc finger protein 211-like isoform X3, which produces MSEVESDKAPITFQDVAAYFSDEEWKLLHEWQKELYRNVMKEIHQALVSLGPLIATSIFSLRAEKKGDVCTIDFQDIEQSGPTKHSEAGFHSVNSDNLLRMEEKLRNNHFPEGIECSTSPNLNHEDILPIIQLNIKEEAEIDPMLHWETGKSQNMNFPVEFPFDTEKGHARRGSNPDTKSGVDMPVIPTESQQLKSWDRRHRNNERGGNVSPKLNAGIHSVEKEYECTEYDSFSHGLDLAVHGRACTGSRPFILTETDKSFSEPTGFGLHHTMHTGLKLCKCGQCGQFFSQSENDNPQQQYINEELVNTCNECKKKSMQPKTHNAHVGGRPHVCSDCGKSFRQSQTLTNHKRLHTGEKPYNCSECGKSFRQLQTLTTHQRIHTGEKPYTCSQCGKRFSDVANLIRHQRIHTGERPFQCVECGKRFNRRGHLIRHKRTHIGKRRRVNTSLSSLN
- the LOC138298780 gene encoding zinc finger protein 3 homolog isoform X4 — protein: MKEIHQALVSLGPLIATSIFSLRAEKKGDVCTIDFQDIEQSGPTKHSEAGFHSVNSDNLLRMEEKLRNNHFPEGIECSTSPNLNHEDILPIIQLNIKEEAEIDPMLHWETGKSQNMNFPVEFPFDTEKGHARRGSNPDTKSVQKAGSRQAGSFTTKDEGESYSMDQNDPERKKNINSSAGVDMPVIPTESQQLKSWDRRHRNNERGGNVSPKLNAGIHSVEKEYECTEYDSFSHGLDLAVHGRACTGSRPFILTETDKSFSEPTGFGLHHTMHTGLKLCKCGQCGQFFSQSENDNPQQQYINEELVNTCNECKKKSMQPKTHNAHVGGRPHVCSDCGKSFRQSQTLTNHKRLHTGEKPYNCSECGKSFRQLQTLTTHQRIHTGEKPYTCSQCGKRFSDVANLIRHQRIHTGERPFQCVECGKRFNRRGHLIRHKRTHIGKRRRVNTSLSSLN